DNA sequence from the Chryseobacterium indicum genome:
ATTGTAAAATGTCCGGAAGTCGGTTTTATCAATCCGGAAAGCATGGAAATCAATGTTGTCTTTCCTGCGCCGTTGGGTCCGAGAATTCCGTAGATTTCGTTTTTGGCAATACTCAGCGAAATATTGTTTACAGAAAAGTCTTCTGCATTTTTATATTTTTTGTAGAGATTTTTTATTTCTATGATGAAATTTGACATTTTTTGTTTTGGAATAATTAGAATTATAATCTAAATTTTTTAAGTTGCTTATAATAAACTTTAGCAATAAAATTACTCCGTTAATTTAAACACAATTAATTTTGCATCAATTAAATTTGCTGGATTATTTGGGTCTTTAACCTGCACATTTTTTATAGTCAAATTTGGATTTCCTAAAGTTTCTACTTTAGTCTTACTTTCAGAAGGAAAACTCTCATATTTTGCAGTGGGAATAATAGCCACTAATTCAAAAATATTTGAAGATGGTGTATACAAATAATTGAAAACTCGTCTCGGATTTTGAATTTGCCACATTCCTCGGATTCTCAGGTTAGTAATTCCTAAGGGGTCAACACGATTTACTCGTCCTAATTCATTTGTTTCAGCAAGTTCAACATTCGGAATTTCGTTAATTCCTTCCGTGATTTTTTGTTTGATTATTTGATATATCTCATGATTTGCGGCATAAATATTTCCATAAACCATCCATAATGATTTTATGCTGTCGTCGGTTGTATGTCCAATACAGTATATCAAATCCTTTTCTGTCCAATCTTCACAAGTTCTACAAGATTGGGTAATTAATTTACTAATTGATTGAACGGTGGATTTAGGATATGAGCTATTCAAAGCCAAATCAGAATTTGCAGTTTGTGTTTTCTTAACTTCAATAGCATCTCCGCCTTTTATCATTATATCTGGTGGATGATTTTGATTGCCTAACCAAGAAAATTCTTCGCTGTATCTCCGCATTTTTTCTAACTCATCTTCGTTTTGAATAGTGTTTACAAAAGCATCTTTTACAAAAGTTTCCAATGCTTCCCCGATATTATTTACTCTATTTCTTGCAGAATAAAGGCTTCTAATGGTATAAATAGGATTTTGAGCAATATTTACAATGGCTTCTAAAATATTTGTCATACCGTAACTAATTCATTTGTGTTAATTTCCTTTTTATTTTGGATTTCATTTCTCAAAATTTGTTGCTTAATTGTGTTAGCTAAAAAATGAGCCAAATTAACAGGTACCGCATTTCCAATCATTTTATAACCTGCAGAAACATTATCATAATGAAAGATAAAATCATCTGGAAAAGTTTGAACTCTAGCACATTCTCTAACACTTAATCTTCTGTACAAATGCTCTTGTCCGGGAACAAAAACTCTAATGTTTTGCTCAATAAATTTCATTTTTGGAGCTTGAGGATGAATAGGAGCGTGTCTTCCTCCGGCCTGAATTGTAAAAGATTGTTCATCCCAACTTCTCACACGATTTCTTGACATAAAAATGGTAGAAAATCCACCCGTCATATATTCATGATTTGGAATTGCACAATGATTTCCGTTGGTTTTATTATTTGTTTTTGCAGGCAAAACATTTTCTTTCAAATCAGAAATTGCATTTTGCAAAGTTAATTTTGGGAAATTTGGTTTTTGAAATTCATATTTAAAGCCTAAATCTTTTCGAATTCCTACAAAAATCACACGTTTTCTATCTTGTGGGACATTATAATCACAGGCATTCAACATTTCAAAAGAAAGTTCATATCCAATTCCTGCATTTCTAAACATTTCTTTAATATTTTCTAAAGCAGATGAATGTCGACCAAGCAACATTCCACTTACGTTTTCGGCAAGAAAAAATTTAGGCTGTTTTGCTTCTAAAATTCGTATAAAATCAAAAAATAATTGTCCTCTTTTATCGTTAATCCCTTTCATTGCACCAGCTTCACTCCAGCTTTGACAAGGTGGTCCTCCGATAATTCCGTCACATTCAGGAACTTCATCAGAAGGAACGTTTACGATGCTTCTCTTATCTAAAACCGTGTGAGGATGATTTTTCTGGTAAGTTTCCCAAATTTCTTTGTCATATTCATTTGCCCAGATAACATTAAATCCAGCTTTTTGAAATCCAAGATCAAGCCCACCTGCGCCTGCAAAAAATGATACTATATTCATGATAATGTTGATTTTTTAGATTTTAAATAAGCTATTTTTTCTTCGGCTAAAGCTAAAGTCTGC
Encoded proteins:
- a CDS encoding NgoPII family restriction endonuclease → MTNILEAIVNIAQNPIYTIRSLYSARNRVNNIGEALETFVKDAFVNTIQNEDELEKMRRYSEEFSWLGNQNHPPDIMIKGGDAIEVKKTQTANSDLALNSSYPKSTVQSISKLITQSCRTCEDWTEKDLIYCIGHTTDDSIKSLWMVYGNIYAANHEIYQIIKQKITEGINEIPNVELAETNELGRVNRVDPLGITNLRIRGMWQIQNPRRVFNYLYTPSSNIFELVAIIPTAKYESFPSESKTKVETLGNPNLTIKNVQVKDPNNPANLIDAKLIVFKLTE
- a CDS encoding DNA cytosine methyltransferase gives rise to the protein MNIVSFFAGAGGLDLGFQKAGFNVIWANEYDKEIWETYQKNHPHTVLDKRSIVNVPSDEVPECDGIIGGPPCQSWSEAGAMKGINDKRGQLFFDFIRILEAKQPKFFLAENVSGMLLGRHSSALENIKEMFRNAGIGYELSFEMLNACDYNVPQDRKRVIFVGIRKDLGFKYEFQKPNFPKLTLQNAISDLKENVLPAKTNNKTNGNHCAIPNHEYMTGGFSTIFMSRNRVRSWDEQSFTIQAGGRHAPIHPQAPKMKFIEQNIRVFVPGQEHLYRRLSVRECARVQTFPDDFIFHYDNVSAGYKMIGNAVPVNLAHFLANTIKQQILRNEIQNKKEINTNELVTV